From Chloracidobacterium sp., the proteins below share one genomic window:
- a CDS encoding chromate transporter, translating into RLSVFSFGGPAAHIALMQKEVVEQRQWLPADEFLDLMGAVNLIPGPNSTEMAILIGLRRAGWAGWLVAGAAFILPAALLTTLVAWGYRAWGTLPQMAPVLAGIQPVVVVLIADAGWRLGQKAVKNTWLLGVGLTTALLSALGMSELPALGIGGLLGMLGQRPKLARSVAWWPVLPWATMPATPVSSPGLWPLALFFLKVGTVL; encoded by the coding sequence CCGGTTGAGTGTGTTTTCCTTTGGGGGGCCAGCAGCGCACATCGCCCTGATGCAAAAGGAAGTGGTCGAACAGCGCCAGTGGCTGCCAGCGGACGAATTTTTAGACCTGATGGGGGCGGTCAACCTGATTCCTGGTCCAAACTCGACGGAAATGGCGATTTTGATCGGGCTACGGCGGGCGGGCTGGGCCGGATGGCTGGTGGCGGGAGCAGCGTTCATTTTGCCAGCGGCGTTGCTCACCACTCTGGTGGCCTGGGGCTATCGCGCGTGGGGGACGTTACCCCAAATGGCGCCGGTGCTGGCAGGCATTCAACCGGTGGTCGTCGTTCTGATTGCCGATGCTGGATGGCGCTTGGGGCAAAAGGCGGTGAAAAACACGTGGTTGTTGGGGGTGGGTCTGACAACAGCGCTATTGTCCGCTTTGGGCATGAGCGAGTTGCCGGCTTTGGGCATCGGGGGTCTCCTGGGAATGCTCGGGCAACGACCCAAACTAGCCCGTTCAGTCGCCTGGTGGCCTGTGCTCCCTTGGGCAACGATGCCCGCAACGCCTGTGTCATCCCCTGGTTTGTGGCCGTTGGCGCTGTTTTTTCTCAAAGTGGGAACGGTGCTTT